In Strigops habroptila isolate Jane chromosome 14, bStrHab1.2.pri, whole genome shotgun sequence, one genomic interval encodes:
- the ACOX1 gene encoding peroxisomal acyl-coenzyme A oxidase 1 isoform X3, whose protein sequence is MAAPGPWSQDNWHLRPNRNGTCFVHRGRPEPLDLHLGMFLPTLLTQATPEQQDRFFMPAWNLEIIGTYAQTEMGHGTHLRGLETTATYDPATQEFILNSPTVTSIKWWPGGLGKTSNHAIVLAQLYTQGQCKGLHAFIVPIRQLGTHEPLPGITVGDIGPKFGYDEMDNGYLKMDNFRIPRENMLMKYAQVEPDGTYVKPLSDKLTYGTMVFIRSLIVGDSARSLSRACTIAIRYSAVRHQSELKPGEPEPQILDYQTQQYKLFPLLATAYAFHFVGAYIKDTYRRISGDINEGDLSELPELHALTAGLKAFTSWAANAGIEECRMACGGHGYSRCSGIPDIYVTFTPSCTYEGENTVMMLQTARFLVKSYTQVSSGQRVTGMVSYLNDLSRQRIQPQHVAARTVTVRLNDPVSLVEAYKARAAWFVEAAAKNLEAELHRRSKEDAWNKTSVDLVQASEAHCHYVIVKLFTAKLAEISNAAVRAVLTELCLLYALYGISKNTGDFLQAGILTDAQITQVKQRVKELLAVIRPNAVALVDSFDFHDIHLGSVLGRYDGNVYENMFEWAKKSPLNKTEVHESFHKHLKPMQAKL, encoded by the exons CTTTGTTCATCGTGGACGGCCTGAGCCTCTGGACCTTCATCTGGGCATGTTCCTCCCCACCCTTCTCACCCAGGCaaccccagagcagcaggatcGCTTCTTCATGCCTGCCTGGAACCTGGAGATCATTGGCACTTATGCCCAGACTGAAATGGGCCATG gaACTCATCTTCGGGGTCTAGAAACTACAGCTACTTATGACCCTGCTACCCAGGAATTCATCCTCAACAGCCCCACTGTGACCTCCATTAAGTGGTGGCCAGGTGGAC TTGGAAAGACATCGAACCATGCCATCGTCCTGGCTCAGCTCTACACCCAGGGCCAGTGCAAAGGCCTGCATGCCTTCATTGTTCCCATACGGCAGCTGGGCACCCACGAACCTTTGCCAG GTATTACAGTGGGTGACATCGGGCCAAAGTTTGGTTATGATGAAATGGATAATGGCTACCTGAAAATGGACAACTTCAGAATTCCTCGGGAAAACATGCTGATGAAGTATGCCCAG gtTGAACCAGATGGCACCTATGTGAAGCCACTCAGTGACAAGCTAACCTATGGGACCATGGTGTTCATCCGGTCACTCATTGTAGGCGATTCTGCTCGCTCCCTGTCTCGGGCTTGTACCATTGCCATCCGCTACAGCGCAGTGAGACACCAGTCTGAATTAAAACCAGG GGAGCCCGAACCCCAGATCTTGGATTATCAGACCCAACAATACAAACTCTTTCCTCTCCTGGCAACAGcatatgcttttcattttgtgggAGCCTACATAAAAGACACCTATCGTCGTATTAGTGGAGACATCAACGAAGGGGATCTGAGTGAGCTGCCAGAG CTCCATGCACTGACAGCAGGGCTGAAGGCGTTCACTTCCTGGGCTGCCAATGCTGGTATTGAGGAATGTCGGATGGCGTGTGGTGGGCACGGCTACTCTCGCTGCAGCGGCATTCCTGACATCTATGTCACGTTCACCCCATCCTGCACCTACGAGGGAGAAAACACGGTCATGATGCTGCAGACAGCTAG atttcttgtcaaaAGCTACACCCAAGTTAGTTCTGGGCAGCGGGTTACTGGCATGGTGTCCTACCTTAATGATCTCTCCAGGCAACGTATCCAGCCACAGCATGTGGCTGCCAGGACTGTGACTGTGCGGCTCAATGATCCAGTCAGCTTGGTAGAGGCCTACAAAGCACGTGCTGCCTG GTTTGTagaagctgcagcaaagaatTTGGAAGCTGAACTGCACAGAAGGAGCAAGGAGGATGCCTGGAATAAAACTTCTGTTGATCTTGTGCAAGCATCTGAG gCACACTGTCACTATGTGATAGTGAAGCTTTTCACAGCAAAGCTGGCTGAGATCAGTAACGCAGCTGTCCGTGCTGTCCTGACTGAGCTGTGTCTCTTGTATGCGCTCTATGGGATCAGCAAGAACACAGGCGACTTCCTGCAG GCGGGTATCTTGACTGATGCCCAAATTACTCAAGTGAAGCAGCGTGTGAAAGAGCTCTTGGCTGTGATTCGTCCCAATGCTGTGGCCCTGGTGGACTCCTTTGACTTTCATGACATTCACCTAGGATCAGTGCTTGGCCGCTACGATGGCAATGTCTACGAGAACATGTTTGAGTGGGCAAAGAAATCCCCACTGAACAAAACAGAG GTTCATGAGTCTTTCCACAAACACCTGAAGCCGATGCAAGCCAAGCTGTGA
- the LOC115616494 gene encoding fas-binding factor 1 homolog translates to MPLELAGDAQRGRGKRRRVLGTSSQGSEKSFLKDDFFSRRCVQKTGAAEGSRPPDTDLLQTEKTMEDTEAELPGRPRMNCRPRKTPVKAVFPRQQKMLGPAVQEEGCAPLCLSGSPRSWRQSVWRAPRCHIVPQAESADLDVFPDGSLKAPTAQLHKDASGYHAELLRAQSRVAELESQVRTLKMEQTQYNLRLEKLQQHHREELDHLKSTYRRRLKVLGETYEQQQQSVKKQNEQLVAQLLSQSQDAEKARAELVAQHEERVAALQQQNMWDLECLREQQRTLFQTRVKDYEEQLQRLRQTKDLEVDAVTGPTSHTRSLNSIMEQMEKFSSELRDFSHKVEAMHQTVSQELAQQQDKQLKVLEDRLSQQQRDMEEERSHLQKVITQLRSRLNKQSTLLEQEQSRLVSEQAQVELQQHSQEEQQQGMSQQLSKEQAELEGEKSALLEEQQKLEHNMDRTLQTASERERATVSLAKEQAELKAREDQLRRDRELLEEAWQELRREKEKVHRAALHIQLQEKEIKSMTNQSSQKYKEGEQALQEAGRIESEHQSRLQVMQERFEQERLSMARQRRQLKQLREGLRRNPVTPLTAGKDLGAPMRGLSGTLRPAILRA, encoded by the exons ATGCCTCTTGAACTTGCTGGAGATGCCCAGCGGGGCCGAGGCAAGAGAAGGAGAGTCCTGGGCACCAGCTCGCAGGGCAGTGAGAA GTCCTTTCTCAAGGATGATTTCTTCAGCAGGCGCTGTGTGCAGAAGACGGGAGCTGCAGAG GGATCCAGACCTCCCGACACAGACCTGCTGCAGACCGAGAAG ACTATGGAAGACACAGAAGCTGAGTTGCCGGGAAGGCCAAGAATGAATTGTAGGCCACGGAAGACACCTGTGAAAG CCGTGTTCCCACGACAGCAGAAGATGCTGGGCCCTGCCGTGCAG GAGGAAGGATGTGCCCCACTTTGCCTCTCCGGGAGCCCGCGTTCATGGAGGCAAAGTGTGTGGAGAGCCCCAAGATGCCACATAGTTCCccag GCAGAGTCTGCAGACCTGGATGTGTTTCCTGATGGGAGCCTGAAGgctcccacagcacagcttcACAAGGATGCATCAGGCTAtcatgcagagctgctgagggCCCAGTCCCgtgtggcagagctggagagccAG GTCCGGACGCTGAAGATGGAGCAGACTCAATACAACCTAAGGCTGGAgaagctccagcagcaccacaggGAGGAGCTGGATCATCTCAAGAGCACCTACAG GAGGCGACTGAAGGTGCTGGGGGAGACctatgagcagcagcagcagagtgtgAAGAAGCAGAATGAGCAGCTGGTGGCTCAGCTCCTGTCGCAGAGCCAGGACGCGGAGAAGGCGCGGGCAGAGCTGGTGGCGCAGCACGAGGAGCGTGTGGCTgcgctgcagcagcagaacatgtGGGACCTGGAGTGTCTGCgagagcagcagag GACATTGTTCCAGACAAGGGTGAAAGACTACGAAGAGCAGCTCCAGCGGCTGAGGCAGACAAAAGACCTGGAGGTTGATGCAGTGACCGGTCCCACCTCACATACCAG GTCTCTGAACAGCATCATGGAGCAGATGGAGAAGTTCTCCAGTGAACTGCGTGACTTCTCACACAAGGTGGAGGCCATGCACCAAACCGTGTCCCAGGaactggcacagcagcaggacaagCAGCTCAAAG TGCTCGAGGACAGgctgtcacagcagcagagggacATGGAGGAGGAGCGGAGCCATCTCCAGAAGGTGATCACTCAGCTGAggtccaggctgaacaagcagAGTACGCTGCTGGAGCAG GAGCAATCAAGGCTGGTGTCAGAGCAAGCCCAAGTGGAATTGCAGCAGCACtcacaggaggagcagcagcaaggcatgagccagcagctctccaaggagcaagcagagctggagggggaaaag agCGCTTTGCTGGAGGAGCAACAGAAGCTGGAGCACAACATGGACCGAACCCTGCAGACGGCGTCCGAGAGAGAGCGCGCCACTGTGAGCCTGGCCAAG gagcaggcagagctgaaggCGAGGGAGGATCAGCTGCGGAGGgacagggagctgctggaagaggCCTGGCAGGAGCTGAGGCGTGAGAAGGAGAAGGTTCACAGGGCCGCGCTGCACATCCAGCTCCAGGAGAAGGAGATTAAAAGCATGACCAAT CAATCATCCCAGAAGTACAAGGAAGGGGAGCAAGCCCTGCAAGAGGCAGGCAGGATAGAGTCTGAGCaccagagcaggctgcaggtCATGCAGGAGCGATTTGAGCAG GAGCGGCTGAGCATGGCTCGCCAGAGGAGACAGCTCAAGCAGCTACGTGAGGGGCTGCGCAGGAACCCCGTGACGCCGCTGACTGCGGGCAAGGACCTCGGTGCCCCTATGAGAGGCCTCTCCGGCACACTGC GACCAGCAATTCTTAGAGCATGA
- the ACOX1 gene encoding peroxisomal acyl-coenzyme A oxidase 1 isoform X4 has protein sequence MELQTQRRSTGLKGTHLRGLETTATYDPATQEFILNSPTVTSIKWWPGGLGKTSNHAIVLAQLYTQGQCKGLHAFIVPIRQLGTHEPLPGITVGDIGPKFGYDEMDNGYLKMDNFRIPRENMLMKYAQVEPDGTYVKPLSDKLTYGTMVFIRSLIVGDSARSLSRACTIAIRYSAVRHQSELKPGEPEPQILDYQTQQYKLFPLLATAYAFHFVGAYIKDTYRRISGDINEGDLSELPELHALTAGLKAFTSWAANAGIEECRMACGGHGYSRCSGIPDIYVTFTPSCTYEGENTVMMLQTARFLVKSYTQVSSGQRVTGMVSYLNDLSRQRIQPQHVAARTVTVRLNDPVSLVEAYKARAAWFVEAAAKNLEAELHRRSKEDAWNKTSVDLVQASEAHCHYVIVKLFTAKLAEISNAAVRAVLTELCLLYALYGISKNTGDFLQAGILTDAQITQVKQRVKELLAVIRPNAVALVDSFDFHDIHLGSVLGRYDGNVYENMFEWAKKSPLNKTEVHESFHKHLKPMQAKL, from the exons gaACTCATCTTCGGGGTCTAGAAACTACAGCTACTTATGACCCTGCTACCCAGGAATTCATCCTCAACAGCCCCACTGTGACCTCCATTAAGTGGTGGCCAGGTGGAC TTGGAAAGACATCGAACCATGCCATCGTCCTGGCTCAGCTCTACACCCAGGGCCAGTGCAAAGGCCTGCATGCCTTCATTGTTCCCATACGGCAGCTGGGCACCCACGAACCTTTGCCAG GTATTACAGTGGGTGACATCGGGCCAAAGTTTGGTTATGATGAAATGGATAATGGCTACCTGAAAATGGACAACTTCAGAATTCCTCGGGAAAACATGCTGATGAAGTATGCCCAG gtTGAACCAGATGGCACCTATGTGAAGCCACTCAGTGACAAGCTAACCTATGGGACCATGGTGTTCATCCGGTCACTCATTGTAGGCGATTCTGCTCGCTCCCTGTCTCGGGCTTGTACCATTGCCATCCGCTACAGCGCAGTGAGACACCAGTCTGAATTAAAACCAGG GGAGCCCGAACCCCAGATCTTGGATTATCAGACCCAACAATACAAACTCTTTCCTCTCCTGGCAACAGcatatgcttttcattttgtgggAGCCTACATAAAAGACACCTATCGTCGTATTAGTGGAGACATCAACGAAGGGGATCTGAGTGAGCTGCCAGAG CTCCATGCACTGACAGCAGGGCTGAAGGCGTTCACTTCCTGGGCTGCCAATGCTGGTATTGAGGAATGTCGGATGGCGTGTGGTGGGCACGGCTACTCTCGCTGCAGCGGCATTCCTGACATCTATGTCACGTTCACCCCATCCTGCACCTACGAGGGAGAAAACACGGTCATGATGCTGCAGACAGCTAG atttcttgtcaaaAGCTACACCCAAGTTAGTTCTGGGCAGCGGGTTACTGGCATGGTGTCCTACCTTAATGATCTCTCCAGGCAACGTATCCAGCCACAGCATGTGGCTGCCAGGACTGTGACTGTGCGGCTCAATGATCCAGTCAGCTTGGTAGAGGCCTACAAAGCACGTGCTGCCTG GTTTGTagaagctgcagcaaagaatTTGGAAGCTGAACTGCACAGAAGGAGCAAGGAGGATGCCTGGAATAAAACTTCTGTTGATCTTGTGCAAGCATCTGAG gCACACTGTCACTATGTGATAGTGAAGCTTTTCACAGCAAAGCTGGCTGAGATCAGTAACGCAGCTGTCCGTGCTGTCCTGACTGAGCTGTGTCTCTTGTATGCGCTCTATGGGATCAGCAAGAACACAGGCGACTTCCTGCAG GCGGGTATCTTGACTGATGCCCAAATTACTCAAGTGAAGCAGCGTGTGAAAGAGCTCTTGGCTGTGATTCGTCCCAATGCTGTGGCCCTGGTGGACTCCTTTGACTTTCATGACATTCACCTAGGATCAGTGCTTGGCCGCTACGATGGCAATGTCTACGAGAACATGTTTGAGTGGGCAAAGAAATCCCCACTGAACAAAACAGAG GTTCATGAGTCTTTCCACAAACACCTGAAGCCGATGCAAGCCAAGCTGTGA